The Thermoplasmata archaeon genome includes a window with the following:
- a CDS encoding DUF167 domain-containing protein, which produces MSVHRPTAAVVREDAATGSILLDLVVTPSAARTEFRGVDPWRHGIVVRVAAKPTEGAANAELLRFLAQHLEVPPSALRIVGGHRSHRKTVSIRGLSKERVESRLGLRGG; this is translated from the coding sequence ATGAGCGTTCATCGTCCGACCGCCGCGGTGGTCCGGGAGGATGCGGCCACGGGGAGCATCCTGCTCGATCTCGTCGTCACGCCGAGCGCCGCCCGCACGGAGTTCCGCGGCGTGGATCCCTGGCGGCACGGGATCGTGGTGCGCGTGGCGGCGAAGCCCACGGAAGGCGCCGCGAACGCGGAGCTGCTGCGGTTCCTCGCCCAGCATCTTGAGGTTCCTCCCTCCGCCTTGCGGATCGTGGGCGGTCACCGAAGTCATCGGAAGACCGTGTCCATCCGAGGCCTTTCCAAGGAACGCGTCGAGTCGCGGCTGGGCCTGAGGGGCGGCTGA
- a CDS encoding topoisomerase, translated as MDYIAVHEDLERVLEDLIEKNHRAPVIVEGEYDRRALAELGVLGDIRVLNRGNSVLALCEAIAREYPEAIIMTDWDVRGGRIARNLRDALTANGVRYDDELRARLAILCRKDIKDVESLHRFAERIAALAAIGDRQRPSKRYYSEAVRRRDDRRRSRG; from the coding sequence ATGGACTACATCGCTGTGCACGAGGATCTCGAGCGCGTCCTCGAGGACCTCATCGAGAAGAACCACCGCGCACCCGTCATCGTGGAGGGTGAATACGACCGCCGCGCGCTCGCGGAGCTCGGCGTGCTCGGGGATATCCGCGTGCTGAACCGCGGGAATTCCGTTCTCGCGCTGTGCGAGGCCATCGCCCGCGAGTATCCCGAGGCCATCATCATGACGGACTGGGACGTGCGCGGGGGACGGATCGCCCGCAATCTCCGCGACGCCTTGACGGCGAACGGCGTGCGATACGACGACGAGCTGCGGGCCCGCCTCGCCATCTTGTGTCGCAAGGACATCAAGGACGTGGAGTCGCTCCATCGCTTCGCGGAGCGCATCGCGGCCCTCGCGGCCATCGGGGACCGGCAGCGCCCCTCCAAGCGCTACTACTCGGAGGCCGTGCGCCGCCGGGACGACCGAAGACGTTCTCGGGGCTGA